A stretch of the Vicia villosa cultivar HV-30 ecotype Madison, WI unplaced genomic scaffold, Vvil1.0 ctg.000177F_1_1, whole genome shotgun sequence genome encodes the following:
- the LOC131624994 gene encoding uncharacterized protein LOC131624994 — translation MTQRKVLFVCVPEKPRLDYIANALYLSLGDVHDNWKKNGDTHGFYMSFLVEKAQEFVDKKMWEAFNALMAALIYGIVMFPNIHKFVDLAAICLFMDRNPVLTLLADTYYSIHSRHGKRGVVRGCLPLLYNWFKSHLPASGPFVTSTQKWSQRVMGLTPNDIVWYQLRTGISEVIIKCGNFGNVPLIGTRGCTNYNPVLALRQLGYTMKKGTLDEEIHQSVYFEKGTDPEALERIRKAWNNIHIGERSTLGAKNAIAMEPYTDWVKERVKTLLLPFPEVPLLYAQPSKILEAMVPRESFDQVRVANLRLKERDRDTDLKHYFIKQTKNELARELKTLKGESSQVRKRIRTDKGGKDATVPIEDPQKVIEKAVKEAEEKLKREYQEDLKAHKLQLEKETKYRLRTMKKKLEEETTQRIAVEIQLKGSHIRTDRLTEENAKLRNQMASMGSALEKTYLPECKGCDELRGAARS, via the coding sequence atgacacagcgCAAAGTCCTTTTTGTTTGTGTCCCAGAGAAACCTAGGTTGGATTacattgccaacgctctttatttgagcctTGGAGATGTTCATGATAACTGGAAGAAGAATGGTGACACTCATGGCTTCTACATGAGCTTCTTAGTTGAAAAAGCCCAAGAGTTTGTCGACAAAAAGATGTGGGAGGCTTTCAACGCCCTTATGGCCGCCTTGATTTATGGGATCGTGATGTTCCCTAACATTCATAAGTTCGTCGATTTGGCCGCCATATGCCTCTTCATGGATAGGAATCCAGTCCTAACTCTACTGGCTGATACGTACTATTCCATCCACTCTCGGCATGGGAAAAGAGGAGTTGTCCGGGGTTGCTTGCCATTACTGTACAACTGGTTCAAGTCTCATCTGCCTGCAAGTGGTCCGTTTGTTACTTCTACTCAAAAGTGGTCTCAAAGGGTCATGGGACTTACTCCGAACGACATTGTGTGGTATCAACTCCGAACAGGTATATCTGAAGTCATTATTAAGTGCGGAAACTTTGGTAACGTCCCGCTCATTGGGACAAGAGGATGTACTAACTACAACCCAGTTCTTGCTCTTCGTCAGTTGGGTTATACCATGAAGAAGGGGACTTTGGATGAGGAAATTCACCAATCCGTGTACTTTGAAAAAGGAACTGACCCTGAAGCACTTGAAAGAATCAGGAAGGCTTGGAATAACATCCATATAGGTGAGAGATCCACTTTGGGAGCCAAGAATGCTATTGCCATGGAGCCTTACACCGATTGGGTTAAGGAGAGGGTCAAGACACTTTTGTTACCATTCCCGGAGGTTCCTCTCTTATATGCACAACCTTCAAAGATACTGGAAGCTATGGTACCGAGGGAATCTTTTGACCAAGTCCGCGTCGCCAATTTGAGATTGAAAGAGAGAGATAGGGATACGGATTTGAAGCACTACTTCATTAAGCAGACAAAGAATGAGCTGGCCCGTGAACTCAAAACACTCAAAGGAGAATCCTCTCAAGTTAGGAAGAGGATCAGAACTGATAAGGGTGGAAAAGATGCTACTGTTCCTATTGAAGACCCTCAAAAGGTCATAGAAAAGGCTGTAAAGGAAGCAGAAGAAAAGCTCAAGCGTGAATACCAAGAAGACCTGAAAGCCCACAAGCTCCAACTAGAAAAAGAGACCAAATACCGACTGAGGACTATGAAAAAGAAGCTTGAAGAAGAGACTACCCAGAGAATAGCCGTTGAGATTCAGTTGAAGGGGAGTCACATCCGTACCGatcgactaacagaagagaatgcCAAGCTCAGAAATCAAATGGCAAGTATGGGGAGTGCACTTGAGAAGACttatctcccagaatgcaaaggatgtgatGAACTTAGGGGTGCTGCAAGAAGCTAG